From the genome of Kluyveromyces lactis strain NRRL Y-1140 chromosome F complete sequence:
ATGATCTATTAAAATACTGGGCCCCGATTGATGCGCCCCTCGAACCCCCTAACACCGGTAGCCTTGTGCAAAACAGGAAGCTAGCAGAGCTCTTGCAATTGGTAGCAGACAATGGGAAAGATGGATTTTACAAAGGTGTAGTTGCTGAATCTAtaatagaagaaatgaaaacacGCGGTGGTTTAATGGATATGGATGATTTGGCTGCTCATAAGAGTGATTTCGTTGACCCAATATATTTGGATTTCCTGGAGCATAAAATTTGGGAAATACCTCCAAACTCTCAAGGGCTCGTAGTTTTACTTGCATTAGGAATAATAAGAGAGCTTGACAACCAGAAATTGATTAATCTGCACTCAATGCAAAGAAATTCTGTGGAGTATTTACACATGCTCATTGAATGCCTCAAGTTAGCCTTTTATGATTCAGACGAATATGTGTCTGACCCTAATTGTCAGGAAGCCGACATCCTACATCGATTACTCTCAAAGGACTATTTAAAGAGTCGTGCAAAGCTATTCAGCCCCAGTGGTATCATTGACTCTTCTGTTATCAAACATGGAGTTCCGAACGAAGATTTCAATCAGTCGGACACAGTATATTTTACCGTAAGTGACCCATATGGGAATGTGACATCGTTCATAAACTCTTTGTATGATGGTTTTGGTTCTTGTATTGTGCCACGAACTTTCGGAGGATTTGCTCTACAGAATCGTGGGGCCAACTTTAACCTTACACCAGGCACTAAGAACTCATTAGAGCCTAGTAAAAGACCCTATCATACTATTATTCCTTCCATCATTACCAGTAACGATGAATCTACCGTTTATGGAATGGGAAATATGGGTGGTTTCATGCAACCTAGCGGCCATGTACAACattttttaaatttaaTTCTCTTTGGGTTGAATCCACAGGAGTCACTGGATAGCCCAAGATGTTGTCTGTCTCCACATCCAAAGTATTCTCATCTAGACCGAGGCAGAGGATCATCCGGACCTGTCAACACTCCTGTGTCTCTCATTCAGTTAGAGGAAGATATACCGGAAGATGTATTTGATGGTTTAGTTAAACTCGGTCATGAAGTGGAATATGTAAGAGGTTTGTCCAGATCAATATTTGGACGTGGTCagattatcaaaagaactAAAAACAACGAGACCAATACCTGGCTATACGCAGCTGGAAGTGATAAAAGAGGTGACGGGGCAGCTGTACCTCTGATTTAAGTTACAAATCGGGTTATTTTATTCATAAATAGGAAGACCATAAATAGTTTTACAAACCTGGTAGATTCAATCTATATGTCGTAAAATTCTTTAACAAAATTACAGTAGTTCTGTTTTGCATATCTTTCTCCATCAGTTAGCAAGGATTCAGGTCCACAGCAAACTAGCCAGCTGTTTTGAAGTGCGTGCGACTCAATGAACTGAGCTAAATCCACCTGCCAGTCCAACCTTCTCCCGAAATGCACAAGCGATGGTGATTTCGAATCGTTGGTCAGCAAAGCACCGGACTCATCCATTGTCTCCAATTCAAAGTcgatatcatcaaattcagaACTACCATTAGCATTCATAGATTTAGTTTGAGTATCATCTGGCGGTAAGCTTCTTGTGACATATACTTCCAAGTCATTGGTTTCAAAGTTACAATGGTTCAAAATATGCATATCTTCCCTTTCTCTAATCAACCAGATGAATTTGAGATAGTCTAAATTCCTGGTTTGCAGGTATTTAAATATGCTCAACCCGAATGAAATTCCACTTCCTCCAACAACGATAGCTACACGCTGAGAATCATACAATAATGATGGTGGAACAGTACTGTACACATCCACAACCGTATATTCACCTACGACAACGTATGGAGTGAGGTTCTCTCTGATAATAAGGTCTATTTGGCTCTCATCTGGAAGTGAAGCTATAGTGTAGGGTTGAGTGGGCATCAACCAGTACAATggattctttttcttataTTTCGAAAGACGCAGATGGGAGCCTGGAAGCCAATCCCTAATAGCACTTCTATCAAGTTTCACGTAGGTAAGAGATGTGTCATCCTTTACCCTCTGGGTCACATTAACAGTAGTTGAGTAGTAGATGTAACTTATCCCCCTCCAAATGTACAATGCCAAtaagataaagaaatagGGAACTGTCACTCTTGGTCTAGCATGAATTGGGACCAAAAATACCATAGCCCACTGGCCTAATTGATGAATGACATAAAATGATCTATAACTATAACGTCTCCATATTCTAACGGAAGCAAACATTAGGATGAATAGTGGAACAAATGCAATAACTCcaataaaattgaatagTTTAGTTGCCTTGGATATCATCGACACTTTGGGGTCAAGAGACCACTTAACAATGAAACCAATACCATGAATAATGCCTATAACGGTAACAAATCTAGAGAGCCATTTATGCAATGGAATCAAATCCAAGTAATGGTAGCCTAAAATTGGGTTCGCTGGCCTCAAAGTCAACAACACGTTCAATATCACTAACACGTATGATAATCTTCCTAATCTTTTTAGGTAAAGAGAGATGTACGCAACCAATGAATATTTATGTATGAAGGGAACAAAAACCAATAGCAAAAGAAGTGGCATATGAAAACATGGTGAAGCAGTCCTTATGCTCTGTAATAGCTTATTTTTCCATGGTGATACCTTGGTATATCTGGATGGTATCAGCCATCTCATGACAATAAGAAATATGGTGTAGAATACTATGACGCCAAGCACGTAATATCCATACGGTAAATTGGCATAATGGGTAGAGCTACCTCTCTTAACAAGAGAAGATGCATCCATCTTGAATGATTCCCCCCAGGTTACTTACGTTTTGGCTAGTTTACGCTGAGGTGAGCCTTTTCAGGAATTCATGTGTAAGCTATAAAGAGTACAAGATCTCGAGAACACTCTCCATTTcgtcattttttttggccTTGAAGTGCGAGAGAGtatttgagaaatatataaaaaCCTAAATGACTTTGCCTCGCAGGTAATTTGCTCGAGTAGCAACCGTTACTTCGAACATCGGCACAACTACTTAGATCGTGCGTATACTGGAATTCGCTTTTGCAGGAACGGCCGATAGAGCCAAAAAAATTTCTGTTCAAAATCTGACTTTAACCAGAGAAGTCATCCAGAACATGTACGgaataattctttctcagATGTAGGAACCGCATGAACGTAAGAATGCCGTAATCTTGTCAAAACGCTATGTGGAACAATGTTTGACTAGAACAACATCCTAATAATCCCCTCTCAATAACCTTCACTTTTGACTATTTTGTGTTTATAGTGTAACAATTTCAGCTTCAACTATAT
Proteins encoded in this window:
- the AIM14 gene encoding putative metalloreductase (weakly similar to uniprot|P53109 Saccharomyces cerevisiae YGL160W Hypothetical ORF) — encoded protein: MDASSLVKRGSSTHYANLPYGYYVLGVIVFYTIFLIVMRWLIPSRYTKVSPWKNKLLQSIRTASPCFHMPLLLLLVFVPFIHKYSLVAYISLYLKRLGRLSYVLVILNVLLTLRPANPILGYHYLDLIPLHKWLSRFVTVIGIIHGIGFIVKWSLDPKVSMISKATKLFNFIGVIAFVPLFILMFASVRIWRRYSYRSFYVIHQLGQWAMVFLVPIHARPRVTVPYFFILLALYIWRGISYIYYSTTVNVTQRVKDDTSLTYVKLDRSAIRDWLPGSHLRLSKYKKKNPLYWLMPTQPYTIASLPDESQIDLIIRENLTPYVVVGEYTVVDVYSTVPPSLLYDSQRVAIVVGGSGISFGLSIFKYLQTRNLDYLKFIWLIREREDMHILNHCNFETNDLEVYVTRSLPPDDTQTKSMNANGSSEFDDIDFELETMDESGALLTNDSKSPSLVHFGRRLDWQVDLAQFIESHALQNSWLVCCGPESLLTDGERYAKQNYCNFVKEFYDI
- a CDS encoding gamma-glutamyltransferase family protein (conserved hypothetical protein), which codes for MSFNASRRSVVYSTQGVVASTQPLASAAGIRILELGGNSVDASIAVASVLAVVEPASTGVGGDCFMLHYDESKKKVVGLNGTGRSPKALDIDHIRSLGIEDVRIPLTSIHSVTVPGTIAGWIDAIEKYGSGRVGLDAILAPAIKLCKEGHIISEISAYLTGKCWEDLERLNGNDLLKYWAPIDAPLEPPNTGSLVQNRKLAELLQLVADNGKDGFYKGVVAESIIEEMKTRGGLMDMDDLAAHKSDFVDPIYLDFLEHKIWEIPPNSQGLVVLLALGIIRELDNQKLINLHSMQRNSVEYLHMLIECLKLAFYDSDEYVSDPNCQEADILHRLLSKDYLKSRAKLFSPSGIIDSSVIKHGVPNEDFNQSDTVYFTVSDPYGNVTSFINSLYDGFGSCIVPRTFGGFALQNRGANFNLTPGTKNSLEPSKRPYHTIIPSIITSNDESTVYGMGNMGGFMQPSGHVQHFLNLILFGLNPQESLDSPRCCLSPHPKYSHLDRGRGSSGPVNTPVSLIQLEEDIPEDVFDGLVKLGHEVEYVRGLSRSIFGRGQIIKRTKNNETNTWLYAAGSDKRGDGAAVPLI